One part of the Ruegeria sp. SCSIO 43209 genome encodes these proteins:
- the thiB gene encoding thiamine ABC transporter substrate binding subunit codes for MKHLAIAAGILTATSAVAADKPTLTVYTYDSFVSDWGPGPKVEEAFEAQCECDLNLVGVEDGAALLSRIRLEGENSDADIVLGLDTNLISAAKETGLFAPHSVTAEYALPIEWTDTVFAPYDWGYFAFVHNADFAAPNSFRELADSDIKIIIQDPRSSTPGLGLLLWVKAAYGDEAQEIWADLADNIVTVTKGWSESYGLFLEGEADMVLSYTTSPAYHLIAEEDASKAAAAFDEGHYMQIEVAAKLANSDQPELADQFLNFMVSDAFQTIIPTTNWMYPAVTPSSGLPEGFETLTIPQKSLLFDQDQAAIAREQALSEWLGALSQ; via the coding sequence ATGAAACATCTGGCAATTGCTGCGGGAATACTGACTGCGACTTCGGCTGTGGCAGCCGATAAGCCCACGTTGACCGTATATACTTACGACAGCTTCGTTTCGGACTGGGGCCCCGGCCCGAAGGTCGAAGAGGCGTTTGAAGCGCAATGCGAATGCGACCTGAACCTTGTCGGCGTCGAAGATGGCGCGGCACTGCTGTCACGCATTCGGCTGGAAGGCGAAAACAGCGACGCCGATATTGTATTGGGTTTGGATACCAACTTGATATCGGCAGCTAAAGAAACCGGCCTGTTTGCACCTCATTCAGTCACTGCCGAGTATGCTCTGCCCATCGAGTGGACCGACACAGTTTTTGCCCCCTACGACTGGGGTTACTTTGCATTTGTTCACAATGCAGATTTTGCCGCTCCTAACAGCTTCCGCGAGTTGGCAGATAGTGACATCAAGATCATCATTCAGGATCCGCGTTCATCGACGCCGGGGCTGGGTCTTCTGCTGTGGGTCAAGGCCGCGTATGGCGATGAAGCCCAAGAAATCTGGGCTGACCTTGCTGACAATATCGTGACGGTTACCAAGGGCTGGTCCGAGTCATATGGCTTGTTCCTTGAAGGTGAGGCCGACATGGTTCTAAGCTATACGACCTCGCCAGCCTATCACCTGATTGCCGAGGAAGATGCCAGCAAAGCAGCAGCAGCCTTTGACGAAGGCCATTATATGCAGATCGAGGTTGCGGCCAAGCTAGCCAATTCCGATCAGCCCGAGCTGGCAGATCAGTTTCTGAACTTCATGGTGTCTGACGCGTTTCAGACGATCATTCCAACGACCAACTGGATGTACCCTGCCGTAACTCCATCTTCCGGTCTGCCCGAAGGTTTTGAAACTCTAACGATCCCTCAGAAGTCTCTGCTGTTTGATCAGGACCAAGCCGCCATTGCGCGGGAACAGGCGCTTTCGGAATGGTTGGGCGCACTCAGCCAGTAA
- a CDS encoding thiamine/thiamine pyrophosphate ABC transporter permease ThiP, translating to MVGRTQPVNPLPGVSAAAIVAALILGTLFMVAVRADAGGGFGPADWAALRFTLLQATLSAMFSAGLAIPVARALARRRFTGRRVLITLLGAPFILPVIVAILGLLQVFGRAGWISDALGYFGLPPIRIYGLHGVVLAHVFFNLPLATRLILQGWQEIPAERFRLAAQLGCEGMAMFRLIELPMLRRILPGVLAVIFAICLTSFAVALTLGGGPRATTIELAIYQAFTYDFDLGRAALLSALQLVLTAAAALAALKFSRGDGFGTGLNREIRRWDGRGPLLDAFWIITAAAFLLLPLASVTISGIAGLFEMPVLVFRAAIISICVAAASTMLLLLLALPMATAVATGRFGIVELGGLLGLAASPLVIGTGLFILIRPLANPTTLALPVTALVNAVMALPFALRILVPAARDVLERHGRLALALNMNNWSFFLRVMLPRLRPQIGFAAGLTAALSMGDLGVIALFADAQIATLPLQIYRLMGAYQMQAAAGGALLLLILSMGVFWVLDRGGRWHAEA from the coding sequence ATGGTTGGGCGCACTCAGCCAGTAAACCCACTCCCCGGTGTCAGTGCGGCGGCCATCGTTGCCGCACTGATATTGGGCACGTTGTTCATGGTGGCGGTGCGGGCAGATGCAGGCGGCGGGTTTGGTCCCGCCGACTGGGCTGCCTTACGCTTTACCCTGCTCCAGGCGACGCTCTCTGCAATGTTCAGCGCCGGTCTGGCTATTCCGGTCGCCCGCGCACTGGCGCGCCGCCGGTTCACCGGCAGGCGAGTCCTGATCACGCTGTTGGGTGCACCTTTCATCCTACCGGTCATCGTCGCCATTCTGGGATTGCTTCAGGTCTTTGGCCGGGCAGGATGGATCTCGGACGCGTTGGGCTATTTCGGTCTGCCGCCCATTCGAATCTATGGGCTGCACGGTGTCGTTCTGGCCCACGTATTTTTTAATCTACCTCTGGCAACACGCCTGATCTTGCAGGGTTGGCAGGAGATCCCTGCCGAGCGTTTCCGGCTAGCGGCCCAACTTGGGTGCGAAGGAATGGCAATGTTCCGTTTGATCGAACTGCCAATGCTTCGCCGCATTCTGCCCGGAGTGTTGGCCGTAATCTTCGCCATTTGCCTGACCAGTTTTGCGGTTGCCCTGACGCTGGGTGGAGGGCCGCGCGCCACCACGATTGAACTCGCGATCTATCAGGCCTTTACATATGATTTTGACTTAGGGCGCGCCGCCTTATTATCCGCTTTGCAACTTGTCCTGACCGCAGCGGCTGCTTTGGCAGCCTTAAAGTTCTCGCGCGGCGACGGGTTCGGTACCGGCCTGAATCGTGAGATCCGGCGCTGGGATGGCCGAGGACCACTGCTGGATGCGTTTTGGATTATCACCGCCGCCGCGTTCCTGCTGCTACCTCTGGCATCCGTCACGATTTCGGGTATCGCTGGGCTGTTTGAGATGCCGGTTTTGGTGTTCCGTGCTGCTATAATTTCAATCTGTGTTGCCGCCGCCAGTACCATGCTCCTATTACTGCTGGCACTGCCCATGGCGACAGCCGTCGCGACAGGCCGGTTCGGCATCGTCGAACTTGGCGGACTTCTTGGCCTCGCCGCCTCGCCCTTGGTCATTGGTACGGGTCTCTTTATTCTGATCCGCCCGCTGGCCAATCCTACAACTCTTGCGTTGCCGGTAACCGCGCTTGTAAACGCGGTCATGGCCTTGCCCTTCGCCCTTCGAATTTTGGTTCCCGCAGCGCGCGATGTGTTGGAACGGCACGGGCGGTTGGCACTGGCCCTGAACATGAACAACTGGTCCTTTTTCTTGCGTGTCATGCTTCCACGCCTGCGCCCCCAGATCGGTTTTGCCGCGGGCCTGACGGCGGCACTGTCCATGGGTGATCTGGGTGTGATCGCCCTGTTTGCAGATGCGCAGATCGCAACGCTGCCCCTGCAAATCTACCGCCTGATGGGCGCCTACCAGATGCAGGCCGCAGCAGGAGGCGCGCTGCTGCTGCTTATACTATCGATGGGTGTTTTCTGGGTTCTGGATCGAGGGGGTCGCTGGCATGCTGAAGCTTGA
- a CDS encoding ATP-binding cassette domain-containing protein, translated as MLKLDNCIIANGDFQLSADFEVKAGSSVAIIGPSGAGKSTLLETIAGFRDLRSGHIHWKDHDLSTLPPGSRPMAMLFQDGNLFPHLSAEQNVALGLRPNGGLTADDQHHIQSALGRVGLQGMAARKPAELSGGQQSRVALARILVQKRQVLLLDEPFAALGPALKTEMLDLVAELVAETKTTLLMVSHDPRDALRITDQTVLVADQIAHPPAETETLFNNPPPALRDYLG; from the coding sequence ATGCTGAAGCTTGACAATTGCATCATCGCAAATGGCGATTTCCAATTAAGCGCTGACTTTGAGGTCAAGGCCGGATCCAGCGTTGCGATCATCGGTCCGTCGGGGGCAGGAAAATCAACACTTCTTGAAACTATCGCCGGTTTTCGAGACCTGAGAAGTGGGCACATCCACTGGAAGGATCATGACCTATCGACATTACCACCAGGCAGTCGACCGATGGCAATGCTGTTTCAGGACGGAAACCTGTTTCCTCACCTGAGCGCCGAACAGAATGTCGCCCTGGGCCTAAGGCCCAATGGAGGTTTGACTGCAGACGACCAACACCACATTCAATCGGCCCTCGGCCGCGTTGGCCTGCAGGGAATGGCGGCCAGAAAGCCCGCTGAATTATCAGGTGGTCAGCAAAGCCGCGTGGCGCTGGCCAGAATCCTCGTGCAAAAGCGTCAGGTGTTATTGCTCGACGAACCTTTCGCCGCCCTTGGCCCTGCCCTGAAAACAGAGATGCTCGATCTGGTCGCTGAATTAGTCGCCGAGACCAAAACCACCCTGCTTATGGTCAGCCACGACCCACGGGATGCGCTTCGGATAACCGACCAAACCGTATTGGTTGCGGATCAAATCGCACATCCACCTGCTGAGACCGAGACACTCTTCAACAATCCTCCGCCAGCGCTGCGCGATTATTTGGGCTGA
- a CDS encoding putative molybdenum carrier protein, which produces MTQGDEQDGIPFGRRVQKIVSGGQTGVDTAALEFARANGIPYGGWVPKGRTNEDGLIPAHLSGLVETKSEDVAERTRLNVFASDATLVFIDGSDSPGTRKTVEFAVDAEKPHLVVDIRKGEANCALQVRDWLSANPVTVLNIAGPRASEAPEIGPRVHEVLDACLDQFIQPK; this is translated from the coding sequence TTGACGCAGGGAGACGAGCAAGACGGAATCCCATTCGGGCGTCGTGTTCAGAAAATCGTATCAGGTGGACAAACCGGCGTAGACACTGCCGCATTGGAGTTTGCCCGCGCAAACGGCATCCCTTACGGCGGCTGGGTGCCGAAGGGTCGAACAAATGAGGATGGGCTGATCCCGGCTCATCTCAGCGGGCTTGTTGAAACGAAGTCTGAAGATGTCGCTGAACGGACAAGGCTCAACGTCTTTGCCAGTGACGCCACGCTTGTTTTTATCGACGGGTCAGACAGTCCCGGCACGCGGAAAACGGTTGAGTTTGCAGTTGATGCTGAAAAACCGCATCTGGTGGTGGACATCAGAAAAGGAGAGGCCAATTGCGCGCTACAGGTGCGGGATTGGCTGAGCGCCAACCCTGTTACTGTTCTGAACATTGCAGGCCCGCGCGCTTCGGAGGCCCCCGAGATTGGTCCGCGTGTGCACGAGGTGCTGGACGCTTGTCTGGATCAGTTCATTCAGCCCAAATAA
- a CDS encoding proline racemase family protein, translated as MHVIDSHTGGMPTRVILEGGPDLGSGSLAERAKRLATEHERFYKSVLLEPRGQPGMVGALLVEPVSAECKAGVIYFDADAVLGMCGHGTIGLGVTLAHLGQIEVGAHRIETPVGEVKIDLLDANTVQVTNIESRRVHHSVTVETAEYGPVTGDVAYGGNWFFIVEPSPIPIAPENIRPLTDMAIAIREACIAQEVGGENGEPVDHVIFQGTSPNAGIHSRNFVLCPDDDYDRSPCGTGSSARLACLAASRRLSAGEEIVQESIIGSSYRLSYQPGQGGGIVPQLTGQAHVMAEGKLFFAQNDPFQFGIAR; from the coding sequence ATGCATGTGATTGACAGCCATACCGGTGGAATGCCCACACGGGTCATTCTGGAAGGGGGGCCTGATCTGGGTTCAGGATCACTGGCTGAACGCGCCAAGCGACTGGCAACGGAACATGAGCGGTTCTACAAGTCTGTTCTACTGGAGCCGCGCGGCCAGCCCGGCATGGTCGGGGCGCTCCTTGTCGAACCGGTCAGTGCTGAATGCAAAGCGGGCGTGATCTACTTTGACGCGGATGCGGTACTGGGCATGTGCGGCCATGGGACGATCGGGTTGGGCGTAACATTGGCGCATCTTGGACAGATCGAGGTTGGCGCGCACCGAATCGAAACTCCGGTAGGTGAGGTTAAGATTGATCTGCTGGACGCCAACACCGTGCAGGTCACCAACATTGAAAGCCGCCGCGTACATCATTCCGTGACGGTCGAGACTGCAGAGTATGGCCCCGTCACCGGCGATGTCGCTTATGGCGGCAATTGGTTCTTCATTGTCGAGCCAAGCCCGATCCCGATTGCGCCTGAGAACATTCGCCCGCTGACCGACATGGCTATCGCAATTCGCGAAGCCTGCATTGCGCAAGAAGTTGGTGGCGAAAATGGCGAGCCGGTTGATCACGTGATCTTTCAGGGCACCTCACCGAATGCAGGTATTCATAGCAGAAACTTTGTTCTGTGCCCCGACGATGACTATGACCGCTCGCCTTGCGGCACCGGCAGCTCGGCCCGGCTGGCCTGCCTCGCGGCCAGTCGGCGCTTGTCCGCTGGGGAAGAAATCGTTCAGGAAAGCATCATCGGAAGTTCGTACAGGCTGTCCTATCAGCCGGGGCAGGGCGGAGGCATTGTTCCCCAGCTAACTGGCCAGGCGCATGTGATGGCAGAGGGTAAGCTCTTCTTTGCGCAGAATGATCCGTTTCAATTTGGTATTGCGCGTTGA
- a CDS encoding dihydrodipicolinate synthase family protein encodes MDRTIFTGTMPALMTPCKADRTPDFDALVKKGKEMIAAGMSAVVYCGSMGDWPLLTDAQRMEGVERLVDAGLPVVVGTGAINSNSAVAHAAHAQKVGAAGLMVIPRVLSRGSSVAAQKNHFKAILSAAPDVPAIIYNSPVYGFATRADLFFALRAEHPNLVGFKEFGGKSDLRYAAEHITSQDDQVTLMVGVDTEVYHGFVNCGATGSITGIGTALPKEALLLAALSKKAAEGHAEARLRARELDEAFGVLASFDEGTDLVLYYKHLLVLNGDEEYRLHFNETDVLSDAQRNYCEQQYNLFKSWFTDWVRQGGVIAECM; translated from the coding sequence ATGGACCGGACTATTTTCACTGGAACTATGCCTGCCCTTATGACGCCGTGTAAGGCCGACAGGACACCTGACTTTGACGCGCTGGTCAAAAAGGGCAAAGAGATGATCGCGGCCGGCATGTCCGCTGTCGTCTATTGTGGCTCGATGGGGGATTGGCCGCTTCTGACGGATGCCCAACGGATGGAGGGCGTGGAACGACTGGTCGACGCTGGCTTGCCGGTTGTCGTGGGGACGGGTGCCATCAACTCGAATTCCGCTGTGGCGCACGCAGCACATGCACAGAAGGTCGGCGCGGCAGGGTTGATGGTTATCCCTCGGGTTCTGTCACGAGGCTCATCGGTTGCCGCGCAAAAGAACCATTTCAAGGCTATTCTTTCTGCGGCACCGGACGTGCCTGCGATCATCTACAACAGCCCTGTCTATGGGTTTGCCACTCGTGCGGATTTGTTTTTTGCACTGCGGGCCGAGCATCCGAATTTGGTTGGCTTTAAGGAGTTCGGGGGCAAGAGCGACCTGCGCTATGCCGCCGAACATATTACATCGCAGGACGATCAGGTCACTTTGATGGTAGGCGTCGATACTGAAGTCTACCATGGGTTTGTGAATTGCGGCGCCACCGGATCGATCACCGGGATAGGAACGGCGCTGCCCAAAGAGGCATTGTTGCTTGCGGCGCTTTCGAAAAAGGCAGCAGAGGGACATGCCGAAGCACGGTTGCGTGCGCGCGAACTGGACGAGGCATTTGGCGTTCTGGCAAGTTTTGACGAAGGCACGGATCTTGTTCTTTACTACAAGCATCTGCTGGTGCTGAACGGCGACGAAGAATACCGCCTGCATTTCAATGAAACCGACGTGTTATCCGACGCCCAGAGAAATTACTGCGAGCAACAGTACAATTTGTTTAAGTCGTGGTTTACCGATTGGGTTCGTCAGGGTGGGGTCATTGCGGAATGCATGTGA
- a CDS encoding helix-turn-helix domain-containing protein: MSEDNLKDGAGPEEQDEGAALGRSIRDARRAKGWTLEEAGREAGIGRSTLSKIENNQTRPSFEIVRRLTQALDMNTPQLFLQSAQSGISGRRDFTPKGQGEIRNTPTYMHELLCSDLTSKRMLPYIATIKARDISEYENWIRHTGEEFMYVISGELIFVSEHYRPLPMKPGDSLYYDSGMGHGCISTSKEDARVLWVSLE; encoded by the coding sequence ATGTCTGAGGACAACCTGAAAGATGGTGCCGGACCGGAAGAACAGGACGAGGGGGCGGCTTTGGGTCGGTCGATCCGGGATGCACGCCGCGCAAAAGGCTGGACATTGGAGGAGGCCGGGCGCGAAGCGGGAATCGGTCGATCAACACTTTCAAAGATCGAAAACAACCAGACACGTCCAAGTTTCGAGATCGTGCGGCGGCTGACACAGGCCTTGGACATGAACACGCCACAGCTGTTCTTGCAGTCCGCACAATCGGGAATTTCGGGGCGACGTGATTTTACGCCGAAAGGGCAAGGCGAGATAAGAAATACGCCGACCTACATGCACGAATTGCTGTGCTCGGACCTGACCAGTAAGCGAATGCTTCCTTATATCGCGACGATAAAAGCGCGTGACATATCAGAATATGAGAACTGGATCAGGCACACAGGCGAAGAATTTATGTACGTTATCAGTGGCGAGTTGATATTCGTATCCGAGCATTACCGCCCCTTACCGATGAAACCCGGAGATTCTCTGTACTACGATAGCGGTATGGGGCATGGCTGTATTTCTACGAGTAAGGAAGACGCCAGGGTCCTGTGGGTTTCGCTGGAATGA
- the glyA gene encoding serine hydroxymethyltransferase produces the protein MFTKPLTEADPVIAASIAREGMRQAEQIELIASENIVSQAVIDAQGSVLTNKYAEGYPGRRYYGGCEYVDEVEAEAIDRLKKLFGCEYANVQPHSGAQANGAVKLALLSPGDTILGMSLDAGGHLTHGAKPAQSGKWFRPVQYGLTQAGLIDYDQVEELAKAEKPKLIIAGASAYSQKIDFARFRAIADEVGAWLLADMAHIAGLVATGLHPSPIGHAHIVTSTTHKTLRGPRGGIILTNDEALAKKINSAVFPGLQGGPLMHVIAGKAVAFGEALQPEFKEYMQRVVDSASALANVMMARGCDIVSGGTENHLMLVDLRPVGVTGKDAEAALERAGFTCNKNSVPGDPEKPTVTSGIRLGTAAGCSRGFGPEEFKQIGHMIGDVLDALAQSSDGDETVEKETREKVRALCASHPIY, from the coding sequence ATGTTCACAAAACCGCTCACCGAGGCTGATCCCGTCATCGCAGCATCGATCGCACGCGAGGGCATGCGCCAGGCTGAACAGATCGAACTGATCGCTTCCGAGAACATCGTCTCTCAGGCAGTGATCGATGCGCAGGGTTCCGTACTTACAAACAAATACGCCGAGGGCTATCCGGGTCGCCGCTATTATGGCGGGTGTGAATATGTGGATGAGGTTGAGGCCGAAGCCATTGACCGATTGAAGAAGCTGTTTGGCTGCGAATATGCAAACGTTCAGCCGCACTCGGGCGCGCAAGCCAACGGGGCGGTTAAGCTGGCACTACTCAGCCCGGGTGACACGATTCTTGGTATGTCGTTGGATGCTGGGGGTCACCTGACCCATGGCGCAAAACCTGCCCAGTCCGGCAAGTGGTTCCGTCCGGTTCAATATGGCCTGACCCAGGCCGGGCTGATTGACTATGATCAGGTTGAAGAATTAGCGAAAGCCGAAAAGCCCAAACTGATCATTGCAGGCGCATCGGCCTATTCGCAAAAGATCGATTTCGCACGCTTCCGCGCCATTGCCGACGAAGTTGGCGCATGGCTTCTGGCAGACATGGCCCACATCGCCGGCTTGGTTGCGACTGGCCTGCACCCCTCGCCCATCGGGCACGCACACATTGTTACGTCGACTACGCACAAGACGCTGCGCGGTCCGCGCGGTGGGATTATTCTTACAAACGATGAAGCGCTGGCAAAAAAGATCAACTCGGCTGTTTTCCCGGGTCTGCAGGGCGGCCCCCTGATGCATGTGATCGCAGGCAAAGCAGTCGCATTTGGTGAAGCGCTGCAGCCTGAATTCAAAGAATATATGCAGCGCGTTGTCGACAGTGCCTCGGCACTGGCCAACGTGATGATGGCGCGCGGGTGCGACATCGTTTCGGGCGGCACTGAAAACCACCTTATGCTGGTTGATCTGCGCCCAGTCGGCGTAACCGGCAAAGACGCCGAAGCGGCGCTAGAGCGTGCAGGATTCACCTGCAACAAAAACAGCGTTCCGGGTGATCCCGAAAAGCCCACTGTCACCAGCGGCATCCGTCTCGGTACGGCCGCAGGCTGCAGCCGTGGGTTTGGACCAGAAGAGTTCAAACAGATTGGCCACATGATTGGTGATGTGCTGGACGCGCTGGCACAATCGTCTGACGGTGACGAGACCGTCGAAAAGGAAACCCGTGAAAAGGTCCGCGCGCTCTGCGCAAGCCACCCGATCTACTGA
- the lpdA gene encoding dihydrolipoyl dehydrogenase — MTYDLIVIGGGPGGYVAAIRAAQLGLKVACVEGRGALGGTCLNVGCIPSKALLTSSAKYAELAHLSSHGIAVEGASIDVPAMMGRKDKIVGDLTKGIAFLFKKNGVDLIEGWARIPAAGQVKVGDEVHEAKSILIATGSEPTPLPGIEIDEQDILSSTGAIALESVPEHLVVIGAGVIGLELGQVWARLGAKVTVVEYLDRVLPGMDGEIAKLAQRALSKRGLKFQLGRALKSVDKTDTGLTLTVDRVGKDKEEVIEADKVLIAVGRRPVTRGLGLEELGVAVNQRGFIEVDGAFQTSVPGIYAIGDCVPGPMLAHKAEEDGVACVEMLAGEAGHVDYNTVPGVVYTDPEVASVGLTEEALKESGAEYSVGKFAFMANSRARSTGETDGAVKVLADPNGQILGAHICGAHGGDLIAELVLAMTKGATVSEVAATCHAHPAMGEAVKEACLDALGRAIHA, encoded by the coding sequence ATGACTTACGATCTTATTGTCATCGGGGGCGGTCCGGGCGGCTATGTCGCCGCGATCCGCGCGGCACAACTGGGCCTGAAAGTTGCCTGCGTCGAAGGACGTGGCGCACTTGGCGGGACCTGTTTGAATGTGGGGTGCATACCCTCCAAAGCGTTGCTGACCTCCTCGGCCAAATATGCCGAACTTGCACATCTCTCCTCCCACGGTATTGCGGTCGAGGGGGCCAGCATCGATGTGCCCGCAATGATGGGACGCAAGGACAAGATCGTAGGCGACCTGACCAAGGGCATTGCGTTTTTGTTCAAAAAAAACGGCGTAGATCTGATCGAAGGGTGGGCCAGAATTCCGGCCGCTGGTCAGGTCAAGGTGGGTGACGAAGTCCATGAGGCCAAGAGCATCCTCATTGCCACTGGTTCCGAACCTACCCCGTTGCCAGGAATTGAGATTGACGAGCAAGATATCCTCAGTTCGACGGGCGCGATTGCGCTGGAGAGTGTGCCCGAGCATCTGGTGGTGATCGGTGCCGGTGTCATCGGACTGGAACTTGGGCAAGTTTGGGCGCGTCTCGGAGCCAAAGTTACGGTCGTCGAATATCTAGACCGCGTGCTGCCCGGCATGGATGGTGAAATTGCCAAACTGGCGCAACGCGCGCTGTCAAAACGTGGCCTGAAATTCCAGCTGGGCCGGGCACTGAAATCCGTCGACAAAACGGATACTGGTCTGACACTAACTGTGGACCGCGTCGGCAAGGACAAAGAAGAAGTGATCGAGGCCGACAAGGTGTTGATCGCCGTGGGTCGCCGCCCAGTCACACGTGGCCTTGGCTTGGAAGAGCTGGGCGTGGCCGTGAACCAACGCGGTTTCATTGAAGTTGATGGCGCATTTCAGACATCTGTCCCGGGCATCTACGCCATCGGTGATTGCGTTCCCGGACCTATGCTGGCGCACAAGGCCGAAGAAGATGGTGTCGCCTGTGTTGAGATGCTGGCAGGCGAAGCTGGCCACGTCGATTACAACACCGTCCCCGGCGTGGTGTACACCGACCCCGAAGTCGCCTCGGTTGGTTTGACCGAAGAAGCACTGAAAGAATCCGGTGCCGAGTATTCGGTCGGCAAATTCGCCTTCATGGCGAACTCACGCGCGCGTTCGACCGGTGAAACAGACGGTGCAGTGAAGGTTCTGGCAGACCCGAACGGCCAGATCCTGGGTGCGCATATATGCGGAGCCCATGGCGGCGATCTGATCGCTGAACTGGTTCTGGCGATGACAAAGGGCGCAACGGTGTCCGAAGTCGCTGCAACCTGCCATGCGCACCCGGCCATGGGCGAGGCCGTCAAAGAAGCCTGCCTCGACGCCCTGGGCCGCGCGATCCACGCATAA
- the lipA gene encoding lipoyl synthase has protein sequence MTIQLRPRHPEKAKKADSVIPRKPKWIRKKKGDSAEYYETRRLMREHDLATVCEEAACPNIGECWSKRHATMMIMGEVCTRGCSFCNVSTGRPDALDVFEPGRVAAAVKKLGLRHVVITSVDRDDLADGGAEHIAQTIRAVRHQNAGTTVEVLTPDFLGKGTASEIVFEAAPDVFNHNLETVPHLYPTVRPGARYYTSLRLLDVAKRANPELFTKSGLMVGLGESLNDVRQVMDDLRAANVDFLTVGQYLQPTPKHHPIDRFWTPEDFAQLEQIARSKGFLHVSATPLTRSSFHADEDFAALKQARQRALANRA, from the coding sequence ATGACCATCCAGCTTCGTCCTCGCCACCCGGAAAAAGCCAAAAAGGCCGACAGTGTCATCCCGCGCAAGCCTAAGTGGATTCGCAAGAAAAAGGGCGACAGCGCTGAATACTATGAAACACGACGCCTCATGCGCGAGCATGATCTGGCAACGGTCTGCGAAGAAGCCGCCTGCCCCAATATCGGCGAATGCTGGTCCAAGCGTCACGCGACCATGATGATTATGGGTGAGGTCTGTACGCGGGGTTGTTCGTTCTGCAATGTCTCAACGGGTCGCCCGGATGCTCTGGATGTGTTTGAACCCGGGCGAGTCGCCGCCGCCGTCAAGAAACTGGGCCTGCGTCATGTGGTGATCACCTCGGTCGATCGCGATGATCTGGCAGATGGTGGGGCCGAGCATATCGCTCAGACCATCCGTGCCGTGCGCCATCAGAACGCCGGTACGACTGTCGAGGTTCTGACACCCGATTTTCTTGGAAAAGGCACTGCGTCAGAGATCGTATTTGAAGCGGCGCCAGACGTTTTCAACCACAATCTGGAAACTGTGCCGCACCTTTATCCAACTGTGCGACCGGGTGCACGCTATTACACCTCGCTGCGTCTGCTGGATGTTGCCAAACGCGCGAACCCGGAGCTTTTTACCAAATCTGGCCTGATGGTCGGGCTTGGCGAAAGTCTGAACGATGTCCGTCAGGTCATGGACGACCTGCGCGCGGCCAATGTCGATTTCCTGACCGTCGGCCAATATCTGCAACCGACCCCTAAACACCATCCGATTGACCGGTTCTGGACACCGGAAGATTTTGCCCAACTGGAACAGATCGCGCGTTCCAAGGGCTTTTTGCACGTGTCGGCAACGCCGCTGACCCGATCATCGTTCCACGCGGACGAAGACTTTGCCGCCCTCAAGCAGGCCCGCCAGCGGGCTTTGGCGAACAGGGCATAA